In Saccopteryx leptura isolate mSacLep1 chromosome 12, mSacLep1_pri_phased_curated, whole genome shotgun sequence, a genomic segment contains:
- the LOC136384219 gene encoding protein lifeguard 2-like, which produces MKMDLEVSDPIDFSAGDHQHLIRKAADDNVQTKSKKSSESAPSAEPQQTHEKPHSKTTQRADAYVIEISEETMPTDSTTGPFSESSIRSAFIVKVFLILSAQLMVTGAIISIFLFSNGLKNWVLKNAWFTYAIFPTFFVALVVLACCGNLRRQVPANYILLGLFTILQGLLLGAISVFFKAEEVLWATAATALLTLLLTLFALQTKWDFTLLNGVLFVLLFVLIIYGVILLFIPSYWLHVLYAGLGTVLFSMYLVMDVQLMMGGRHHYSDLNPEEYVFAALNIYLDIINLFLFILQLTGLGR; this is translated from the exons AT GAAGATGGACTTGGAGGTCAGTGATCCAATAGATTTCAGTGCTGGAGATCATCAACATCTGATCCGGAAAGCAGCAGATGATAACGTCCAGACCAAATCCAAGAAGTCCAGTGAATCCGCACCTTCAGCTGAGCCCCAACAAACTCATGAGAAACCACATTCAAAGACCACTCAGCGAGCGGATGCCTACGTGATAGAAATTTCAGAAGAGACCATGCCCACTGATAGCACCACCGGCCCATTCTCAGAATCATCTATCCGCAGCG CTTTCATTGTAAAAGTGTTCCTCATCCTGTCTGCTCAGCTAATGGTCACTGGGGCAATTATCAGCATATTTCTTTTCTC gaatGGTTTAAAAAATTGGGTGCTCAAGAATGCCTGGTTTACCTATGCAATCTT CCCAACATTTTTTGTCGCACTTGTTGTACTTGCTTGCTGTGGGAACCTCCGCCGTCAAGTGCCTGCCAACTACATTCTCCTGGGATTGTTT aCAATTCTTCAAGGTCTGCTGCTAGGAGCCATATCAGT tttctttaaagCGGAGGAAGTCTTATGGGCTACAGCAGCAACTGCTCTGCTGACGCTATTGCTCACGTTATTTGCTCTTCAAACAAAA TGGGACTTCACGCTGCTAAATGGAGTGCTGTTCGTCCTTCTCTTCGTCCTTATCATCTACGGAGTCATCCTACTCTTCATACCGTCCTAT TGGCTTCACGTACTTTATGCTGGACTTGGAACTGTGCTCTTCTCAATG tacttggTGATGGATGTGCAGCTGATGATGGGAGGACGCCACCACTATTCTGACCTGAACCCTGAGGAGTACGTGTTTGCTGCTCTGAACATCTATTTGGATATAATcaaccttttcctttttattttgcaacTGACTGGACTGGGACGGTAG